AAATGCTCGCGAAAGGCTGCCTCGTCGTCGGTGAGGGCGAGGAGGGGCGCCCATTGCTCGGTGACGATGCCCTTGGCGCCCGGTATCACGGGCGCCTCCACATTGGCGTGGTAGTTGACGTCGAGCAAGCTCGCGGTGTTCTCGGCCCGCTCGATGTAGCGGCCGATCCAGTAGAGGTTCTCCGCGATGCGGCTGAGCATCAGCTCTGACCGCCTTCGCTGAGCACCCAGGTGTCCTTGGATCCGCCGCCCTGAGAGGAATTGACGACGAGCGAGCCCCGCCGGAGCGCCACGCGGGTCAGGCCGCCCGGCACCACCGTGATGTCCTCCCCCACGAGGACATAGGGCCGCAGATCGATGTGGCAGGGCTCGAAGACGCCGGCGTCGGCGAAGAACGAGGGATGGCGCGACAGCGCGATCACCGGCTGGGCGACGTAGTTGCCGGGATTGCTGCGCACGGTCTCCAGGAACTTGTCACGCTGCGCCGCCGTCGACTCCGGCCCGATCAGCATGCCGTAGCCTCCCGACTCGCCCACGGCCTTGATCACGAGCGTCTCGGCATTCTCGAGCATGTACGTCAGCCCGTCCGCCTCGGCGCCGAGGTAGGTTGGGACATTGGGGAGCGTCGGTTCCTCGTTGAGGTAGTAGCGGACCATGGCCGGCACGTAGCTGTACATGGCCTTGTCGTCGGCCACCCCCGTGCCCACGGCATTGGCGAGGGCCACCCGCCCTTGCCGGTAGACCTGGAGCAGTCCGGGCACGCCCAGCATGGAGTCGGCGCGGAAGACCACGGGATCCAGGAAGTCGTCGTCGACGCGCCGGTAGATCACGTCGACCTGCTGCCGTCCCTGGGTCGTCCGCATCCACACGCGGCGGTCCTCGACGTAGAGGTCGCGCCCCTCCACGAGCTCGATGCCCATCTGCTGGGCGAGGAAGGCGTGCTCGAAGTAAGCGCTGTTGTACTGTCCGGGCGTGAGCACGACGATGGTTGGCTCTTTGAGATCACGGGGCGACAGGCTGCGCAGCATCTCGAGGAGGGCCGTGGTGTAGTGCTGGACCGGCCGCACCCCGCGCCCCTCGAAGAGGCCGGGGAAGGTCCGCGTCATGACGATGCGGTTGGCCAGCATGTAGCTGACCCCGCTCGGCGTGCGCAGGTTGTCCTCGAGGACCATATACGTGCCGTCCTCGCCCCGGATGATGTCGATGCCGCTCACGTGCGTGTAGACGTCGTGGGGCAGCGTGATGCCGTGGACCTGGCGGCGGAAGTGCGGATTCCCCAGCACGAGCCGCCTCGGGATCACGCCGTCGTCGAGGATCCGCGCCTCGTGGTAGATATCGCGCAGGAAGAGGTTGAGGGCCCGCACCCGCTGGATCAATCCCGCCTCGAGCCGGGCCCACTCGTCGGCGGGGATCACCCGAGGGCAGAGATCGAAGGGAAAGGTGCGCTCCGTGCCCGACTCGTCTCCGTAGACGGTGAAGGTGATGCCCTGGTTACGGAAGGTCAGGTCCGCGAGGGCGCGGCGGCGACCGAACTCGACGGGCGAGAGCGACCGGATGCGCTGGACGATATCGGCATAGTGCGGGCGGGGCGCGCCGTCCGGCTCGAAGACCTCGTCGAAGAAGCTCTTGGCGTCATACTCGCCGAACACGGGCCGTCCTCCGCCCGGCTGGCCCGGGCCCGAAGCCATCGGGCTCAACGGGGCTGGGCCAGCCGCCTGAGCGGCGCGCCGGTGAGCCGCGTGTGGATCCATTCCTTGTGGAGCCGCGCGCCGATCCGCCGGTAGAAGCGGATGGCCGGGGCATTCCAATCGAGCACCGTCCACTCCATCCTGCCACAACCGCGGGCCATGGCGATCTTGCCGAGGGCCCGCAAGAGCGCCCGCCCTGCCCCCCGTCCCCGCTCCTCGGGCAGGACGAAGAGGTCTTCCAGGTACAGGCTCGGCCGCCCGAGAAAGGTCGAATACGTGAAGAAATACAGCGCGAAGCCCACGGGCCGGCGCCCGCGCCGGCAGATGAGGGTCTCGAAGTACGGCCGTCGCCCGAAGCCATGCCGCCGCGCCTTGGCGGGGGTGATCTCGACCTCGTGCACCAGCCGCTCGTACTCGGCGAGTCCCCGGATGAGGGCGACGATGGTGGGGACGTCTCGCCGCGTGCCGCGCCGGATGGAGAGCGCGGCCCGGGCCATCAGGCCGCGGCCATCTGCAGCAGTAGCTCGGTGTAGCAGCGCACCCCCGCCGTCAGGTTCTCCACGGAGATGCGCTCGTCATTGCCGTGGATGCGCCGCCACTCGCCCTCGTCGAGGACGAAGGGCCCGAAGCCGTAGCCGTGCAGCCCCATGCCGCGAAAGATCCAGTTGTCCGTGAAGCCGACCATGATCTCGGGCGCCACGATGACCCCGGGGGCGCGCCGTCCCAGCGCCCCGGAGAGGGCCTTGTAGAGCTCGGTGTCGGGGGGCGAGAGGTTGGGCACCTTGGGCGTCGACGTCACGCTCACCTCCACCTGCGGATCGGCGATGACCCGGCGCACCCAGTCCACGATCTCGCCAGGATCATCGCCGGCCAGCATGCGGCAGTCGATGTCCGCCACGGCCTCGGGCGGGATGACATTGCGCTTCTCGCTGCCCTTGAGCATGTTGACGGCGAAGGTGGTCCTGACGAGCGCGGCGTGGTGGCGGTTCGCGAAGAAGCGGGCACGGAAGGCGGGATCGCCGAGCGAGCGCTCGAGGCGGTCGAAGCCTTCTCCCTGACCCTCGGGCAGGACGGCGGCCATGCGCGCGAAGAACTCCTGGATCTCCGGCAGCACCCGCGGCGGGCGCTCGGCCTCGAGGAGACGGGTGAGGGCGCGGATCAGGCGATGCGGGGCCGTGTCGGGCCATGGCATGGACCCGTGGCCGGGCTCGCCGCGCGCGATGAAGCGAAGGGAGAGACCGACCTTTTCGGAGATGACGATGGTGCCGAAGGGGGCCCGCTGGCCCGGCTCGACCACGATGACGCCGAGCTCGGACAGGGCGTACTCGGCCCCGGCCAGCCAGTGACGACGTTCCGTGGCCACCCAGTGCGCGCCGAAGCGGCTGCCCACTTCCTCGTCGGCCGTGGCGAGGAAGATGAGATCGCGCTTGAGAGGGATCTTGGCCCGCTTGATGGCGAGCACGGACACGAGCTGGAGAATGCCCGTGGACTTCATGTCGAGGGCCCCGCGCCCGTAGACGAAGCCGTCCCGCAGCAGGCCGCCGAAGGGATCGACGGTCCAATAGCGCTCGTCGGCGTAGACCACGTCGATGTGGTGATGGAGCGCGATGCCCCCGAGCGAGCCGTCCCCGGACAGCCGGGCCACCAGATTGCCCCGGCCCGGCGCCGACTCGGCGGTCTCGCTCGCGATCCCGTCCCCGTCGAGCACCTGGGTGAGGAAGCGGGCGCCCGCCGTCTCGTTGCCCGGGGGATTGGTGGTGTTCACCCTGAGATAGGCCCGCACCAGCTCCACCGTCTCGTTTCCCAGGGCCCCCCAGTCCATCAGGACCGTCTCTCCAGCCGCCCTCTCTCCATCCAGTGACGCCCGGGATTCGGCCGCTTGGCCAGGCGCCGCTCGAGCAGCGCGGTGGCGCGCCCGGGCTCGTCCGCCCGCAGCGCCGCCTCGAGCAAGGTATCGTGAAAGACTTCGCGCTGGGCGTGGCTGCCCCCC
This genomic interval from Candidatus Methylomirabilota bacterium contains the following:
- a CDS encoding GNAT family N-acetyltransferase, whose translation is MARAALSIRRGTRRDVPTIVALIRGLAEYERLVHEVEITPAKARRHGFGRRPYFETLICRRGRRPVGFALYFFTYSTFLGRPSLYLEDLFVLPEERGRGAGRALLRALGKIAMARGCGRMEWTVLDWNAPAIRFYRRIGARLHKEWIHTRLTGAPLRRLAQPR
- a CDS encoding circularly permuted type 2 ATP-grasp protein, which encodes MFGEYDAKSFFDEVFEPDGAPRPHYADIVQRIRSLSPVEFGRRRALADLTFRNQGITFTVYGDESGTERTFPFDLCPRVIPADEWARLEAGLIQRVRALNLFLRDIYHEARILDDGVIPRRLVLGNPHFRRQVHGITLPHDVYTHVSGIDIIRGEDGTYMVLEDNLRTPSGVSYMLANRIVMTRTFPGLFEGRGVRPVQHYTTALLEMLRSLSPRDLKEPTIVVLTPGQYNSAYFEHAFLAQQMGIELVEGRDLYVEDRRVWMRTTQGRQQVDVIYRRVDDDFLDPVVFRADSMLGVPGLLQVYRQGRVALANAVGTGVADDKAMYSYVPAMVRYYLNEEPTLPNVPTYLGAEADGLTYMLENAETLVIKAVGESGGYGMLIGPESTAAQRDKFLETVRSNPGNYVAQPVIALSRHPSFFADAGVFEPCHIDLRPYVLVGEDITVVPGGLTRVALRRGSLVVNSSQGGGSKDTWVLSEGGQS
- a CDS encoding M20/M25/M40 family metallo-hydrolase, whose amino-acid sequence is MDWGALGNETVELVRAYLRVNTTNPPGNETAGARFLTQVLDGDGIASETAESAPGRGNLVARLSGDGSLGGIALHHHIDVVYADERYWTVDPFGGLLRDGFVYGRGALDMKSTGILQLVSVLAIKRAKIPLKRDLIFLATADEEVGSRFGAHWVATERRHWLAGAEYALSELGVIVVEPGQRAPFGTIVISEKVGLSLRFIARGEPGHGSMPWPDTAPHRLIRALTRLLEAERPPRVLPEIQEFFARMAAVLPEGQGEGFDRLERSLGDPAFRARFFANRHHAALVRTTFAVNMLKGSEKRNVIPPEAVADIDCRMLAGDDPGEIVDWVRRVIADPQVEVSVTSTPKVPNLSPPDTELYKALSGALGRRAPGVIVAPEIMVGFTDNWIFRGMGLHGYGFGPFVLDEGEWRRIHGNDERISVENLTAGVRCYTELLLQMAAA